In the genome of Schistocerca piceifrons isolate TAMUIC-IGC-003096 chromosome X, iqSchPice1.1, whole genome shotgun sequence, the window TAACGTTCTTACAAAGTAAATCATTCACAAGAACAGAATCACCTTCATCATTATTGTCAGAATCACTTGAAAAACACTGCCATTCTCCACTTCTTTTGGGTgtaataatgtaactgttactggaaTAGTCCTCCAAACCATTAAAACATTCACTCACACAGTCACCTGGATCTCCATTCTTACTTGGAACATCTGAATAATCTTTGTCCAAAACCTTGAAAAGTATTTAATATTCATTCAGTTCCTTCCATTTCCTGAGTAAGATGATCTCCAAAAGCAGGAGGAACTTTGAAATATCAAAAGACTATCAGTATGCTAAATAATCAAATAATAAATTCAACAATTGGTTTTGATACATTGACTGCTGGTGTAAACGTCTAAGTAGATGAAGTAGTTAAAACATATCCCAGCAGATGGCATCTACAGATAGCATGTTGAAAACCCAAGTTATCTCAATATCCATACATAACAGATGACACACGAAATAGGAGTAAACTTGAGTCCTGTCCGCAATGTGGTAattttggttcataaattaaaACCCTCAAAGAAGTGTTTCCACAAGTGAGGAAGGTACATGGTGCAACTACACCAGCTTGTGCATTTAGTTCATAATAAAGAGATGGAAGCAGTTCATGTGTGATGTAAATCCTTCGGGAAGTTTGGCAGGTTGTGTCAAACATATTGCCAAAATAGATGTGCCCTGGtctagataatgaaaaattagcCATAATTAAAAAAGGTGATCATTATTTGTAGACATATGTAGGTAGTTAATAAACTAACTAATAAGAAATTTACCATCTTATCTGTGACTTTGAAGAGGAATTAAATATCTGGTCCTTCTCTTTCTTACCTTTCACCtgcttgtttttccttttctctgttttGCTTCAGTCTACAAGAAAACTGCCTgatgatttaacttttaatgtattttaaatgttgttgttatgATTTCTGCTTATTTCCTCGTATTattttcataataaaacatatttaaatacttttagcatgactgaaattactgaaataatttatgCAAATCATGTAATCAGTAACATTGTAGCTCACTTCTTACATTTCAAACTGAGCAGGTTTCATTTTCACTCTAGTAATTAGGATGATACTTGACTTTTAAGTGTCTTCCATTTGGCATGTACTGAAAAGAGATTGAAACAAATGTAATTGTATATAAAACTGTGGCTAAGggaaaacattgtaaaacattgtaatttttgttttttcagCAGTCATTTTTTCGTACAcaacggcggcggcagcggcagaggcagaggcagaggcagaggcagaggcagaggcagaggcagaggcagaggcagagacaGCGGAATACTTCTGAAAGCTCTGCACAGACTGTGGAGGAtagtgaagaagaagatgatgattcgACTGTAAGAAAATCTGGACGATCCCGTTTAGCAGAAAATCTGGGACTGGTTCCATGCCGTCGATCACAGAGTTCTAGTACTGCACATGCCCCAGTGCCAGCTTCCAGTCTCAATCGGCAACGGGTATCAGCTGGTATTCCTACGTTGAACCTGTTTGGAAATGATAGTCTCGACTACTTTTCTGATGGGTATGAGTCTTTGCTAGTGCTAATTGATGTTTAAACCTGTTGTGAATGTGCgtgagagatagagatagagagagagagagagagagagagagagagagagagagagagagagagagagagtggagggggGTATTTGTTTTTAGTCTGTGCTGGAAGTAATTGCTAGGAAACTTGGGTACCTTACATGCATCTTCTGTGTATCCAAGAAGTGAGCCATTATTGAACTAAATATGTATGGTGTGGCTCACTGATAAGCCATGGCATATTATATAATGTTTTGTACTTAATCAGGTGGTGTAATGATTTATTGTTTCTGTGTTAAATGATGGATCAAAACTAAATCTATCTTTTTGTGGTAGTCACCTGTTGGTCACAGAAGGATTTCAGTACTTTTAGGATGTGGAGTATAGATGTCTGAAGTGAGGTCCTGACTTAAGGTGTCCTGGCCATCCTGCACACACTGTGcaatactgaatttttatattttataatatTCTCTCTGTTACTGAGAGGAAAAAGCATAATGAAGAAAATACGTTCTTAGACATACTCTCTTGGCCCCAcaaactgcagtcagtttttgtTGCCATCAGGAAGAAACTAATAAAGAAAAAGGGTAATATTACAAAAGAGGATTCCAGCCAGCAGTCTTTAAGTCTCActttcagaataaaaaaaaattacctggccactattctcatttttgctgtgtgttttgaaacattcatcacATCATAAGTTCATACGGTGATCAGATTATTCATTCATCTTTCAGTTTTGGTTTGTTACTGGTAAGACATCAAATTTCTTCACTTCAAGTCAAATTAGTAAACTATAGTTATAATTTTTGcataatttaaaaacattttagtactttattttacatgttttttgCAATATGAAGGGCATGCCCATTTGCATGCATTTGGCCGTTTTGGCTCTTGCAGCAATATTGAATTTTGTTCTGTGGTATCTTTTATTCACCTCAACAATGTTTCCAGAAATCACCTTattaacaacaataaatacaacACCTAAAAGACAGTGTGAAAAATGGTGAAATGGTGTGGCTTGCATAGTAGTAGTagtttcagttttcagtatttttgtaaaaatttcttaATGGAGGTACATTATTTGTGGTGATGTGTAATATGGATACACCCAAATTTGATGACATGCACACATTTTTTGCTGTTACATTGTCCAATGTTGCTCTGCCTGTTATTATATAAGAGTTCTGTGTTAATTACAGGTCAGAcggtgaaaatggaaatgaaggtgGTGGCACTAGTATGTTGTGCCACCGATCTAGGTCGTCACCAACAACAGCAAGACGTTTGGCTGCAAGAAAACTGTCTCAAAGCTTGATGAGCAGCACACCAAGGCCTCATGTTAATTCGAATCCTCGGCCAAGCACCTCACGTGACACTACTTCAAGTAGCCGCCACAATCTCCTGGACTCCATAATGGAAAGCCAAGGCCTATGGCATTCAAGGAATACGACCATGTCTCTTAGGAGAGATGGTACAATTACTATTAAAAAGGCATCCAAAGTGGAGAGGCCAAGTAAGGCAATGTCTGGTAGTGATGATGGACAAAGCATTTCTAGGTTTACAGAATCCTCAGATGGATATCGGGAAAGGATACAACATGACAGTAATCCACAAGAATTGCCCTCCCATATTTTCAATCAAAGGGATGCAATTAGTGTTGTCCCTGTTGCAGATAGTGGTCCTAACATTTTTACCAGCCATGCTGGTAGTAGTGGATCTTCGAACAATGTGGGTCAACAAACATGTGTAAATAGCAGATTTCCATGGGAGTCCCATACAAGTAACCGAGTAAATGTTACAGACAACCAGACAAGAGTTTCTCAAGTTCCACTCTATCCTGGTAACTCCAACTCAAGATCTCCTGGATCATCTGGATCATATCATCATAATAAGGACAGTCAGTATGAAAGGACATCAACTTCATCATACCAGTATAGTGGACATATGTACTCAGGTACCCATCTTTCTGGATTTGATAGTGATAGAGGTCATTTGGGATATACAGGCTACTTGGGTCCAGAGAACAGTTCTACCACATCAGATTTACCAAATCCTGGTAGGTTCAATTTATTACCACAATTTCCAGTAAGGCGAACACATCCTCATCCTTCCACATCCCTCAGTGCTAGCAGCACCGATGAAAGGCAACTCGAAGAGAGTGACTTTCTTGATGACCAAGATATCTCAAGTGGAAAGTCATCAAATGAGAGAGACACTAAGAAAAATACTTACCGGAAAGTTACAGAAGATGACGACTTAGATATTTATAGTGACATTGAAGTATCCAGTGCTGGTGGACAAAATTGTGCTTCTGAGCATGAAGATAATGAACGTAATTTTGATGTTCTTCCTCCACCCCCAGAACCTTCAGCTTTACTTATAGGGCTTGGTGAACAAGATTCTAGTGATAGTGAAACAAATGATTCTTTAGTAATAGATATTCGTCCCAATCCAGATGACCATACACATAAGGATAATGTTACCAAATCACCAGATGAGTCCGAAAAGTATGATCCAGCTGTCCCatgtgatgatagtgatgatgatgatgatgatgagccactTGTATCTCAGAATCTGCATAAAGAAGACATTCCACTCCCACCATGCCCTCCTTCATCGGAGAAGGTAGATATGAGTACTTCAAATGCAAGTTACTTGCAGTCACCAACTTATGGTGAGCTGAGCAAACAGTGTTCTGTTCATGTTACTGaagctgtaacagaagcagtgaaggaGGTGATCAACAGTACTCTTCAGAGCTCTTCAGCATCCATTAACAAGGCTCTGGCATCTGGtgatgaagacgatgatgagggAGAATGTCCCAATTTCTCTATCTACTCAGCTGACAGTATGGACATAGCCCGGAAAGCAACTGAAATACCGGAAGAGAATACAGGTGCTTTAGATAAGAGTGATCCTGTCACTGTCATGACAGATGAAGACAAAGCAGAGGTTGAAAAGTGTGAGGCAAAATCTGATATTCTGGAGATGCCGATTGAATCGAGTAGTGACCATAACAACCAAGAGAGCAGAGATAATGATGAACAGATGGAAGAGTCAGGATCAATTTCAGAAGTGCAACATGAACCATTAGAAAATAATGATGATATGATTGAACGTTTGTCAAAAACTCTTCAgtgcagcagccgcagcagcagtagttgtagcagtagcagcagtagctgctgtagcagcagtagtagcagcagtgGTAGTAGTTCCAGCAGTAGTACTGACGGTAGTTCTATTAGCCAAAACACTAGTTGTGAAGAACCAAGCAAAGTTGTCACGTCCGAAGAGAAAGACACTACTGCTATAGCTGTTGAACAAATAGCTGACCAAATGAGTAATCTCAGTGCCGTTCATCCTGTTACGTCAAGTGCCTCTGAAAACCACGAAAAAAGTGCAATCAGAGATGAGAATGATCCAAAAAACCATGAAGATGTGAAACTAGATGTGTCCGGAGAGACAGAAAATCTAGTGGAAGGAGCTGCTTCTGCAGTATCTGCAGTGTCACCAAATAATGCAACAGGTTCACAAAATAAGACTGCATTGCCACTAAGTAACACAGCGTCATCACTGAATAGTAGTCTCCCTGCTGCAACTCCAGTTGGACTGGAAGGTCTGGACACTGAAACAATATCAGAAACTGAGGAAGCAATAAATTTTGATGATGATATGAGTCATGATGAAACTAGTTTTTTGAGTGAAGAAGATGGTGAAATTTCCcctcaaaagaaaagaaagaaagctaCTGATGAAGTGAAAGATAACAGCAAAGCTGACAACGATGTGTCTGCTGAGAAACCACAGCTTGAAAAAGACCTGTCTCCTGCTGAAACAGTGGACTATGAGGAGGGTGAAATAGTAGATGAGCGTCCAAGACTGACTGATGTCACTCAGAAAGATAAAATTTTAGACAAAGATAAAAGACTTGAAAGTAATGAAATAAGATCTGCAGATGAAGCAGAAATGAGTGAGTCTTCTGTACACGCAGGAattgaagaagagaagaagaaaaagaaaaagaaatctacGGACAGAGACAGGGACAGGGCAGATTTGagtgtaaatgatgatgatgaaacagtaAAGGGAAAAGGCAGTACATTAGATGACTCTATATCATGGAAGAAACCATCTAAAGGAACTAAGGAAAGAAACTATAGAGATAGCAAGAGTATCAAACCAACAGAGAAAGGTAAGGATGGAAGCAGAAAGGAAAATGAAGATAAAGAATTAcctaaaaaagagaagaaaaagaaggagaaaagAAAAGACATGGAAAGATATGATGTCAGAAAAATAGTGAGTGATAAAAAGAGAAAGCGGAAAGATGAATTTGGCCGTGATCTCTCACGGGATCGTTCATATAGTAGGTCACGGTCACGTTCCAAATCACGTGGCAAGTCTCGTGACAGATCAGTATCTTTGTCAAGATCAAAGACTAATCGTGCAAAAGGCCGCTCGTCACCAAGGAGGTCAAGACATCGATCCCGCAGTCGTTCTCGTAGCAGGTCATATAGATCGAGAAGTAGATCAAAAAATAAATCTATATCAAAATTAAAAGATAGGAATCGAAAGAGCCGTTcaaaagaaagacagagaaaggcgaGTCGAGATCGCTCCAGGAGCAGAAACAGAAGAAGTCGGTCAAGATCAGGCAGCAGGCTCAGAAATAGATCAAGAAGCAGATCCATCCACAAGTCAAGGGAAGGTAAAGACAGATCTAGAGCAGCTACCAGACAAAAAAGACCTCCAAAGAATCGTCGATCGTGGTCACGCACATGGACATCATCGTGGTCTCGGTCAAGATCACGATCTGTTTCCTGCTCATCTTATTCCCGATCTCCTTCGCCATCAGCAAGACGGTACAATCGATCTTACTCAAGGTCTTTCTCCAGATCCTGGTCTAGAGAACGACACGAAAGAGTTCCATTGCTTGAAAAAAAGACCAACCCTGTTGCAAAGCCACCAAAAAAACTCACTGTTATAGTAAACAATAGCAAGGAGGATAGTGATAGGCAACGAAAGAAAGATAAAAAGAAGAAGGACTCGAGAAAATCCAAAGACCAGTCAGGAGCAGAGAAGCGCAAGAAGCGGAAAGAGAGATCTCCGTTGCCATCCAAAGAAGTTTTCACTTCTGGTGACAATATTCTAGTTAGCGTGAATTTCAACAAATCAAATAAAGGACCCGGTGCAAAAGATGCTGCTGTCGCTGCAGCTGCAGCTGTTACATCAGCGTCTATATGTGCCTTGCCTAAAGATTCATCTAAGCGAAAACAAAGAGAAGATACATTTGATGTAGgtaggcaaacaactaaaaaatccAGGAAAGATAAAAGTGGGAAAGAAAAGACATCCAAAGCCTTAAATAATGCAGCAAATACTGATAAAACTCTGAACAGAAGATCCAAAAAGGGAGCAAAGGGGGACAAGAGATTGGCTGCATTACTTAGGCAAAAACCAGTTGCAATAATTGATTTAGATCAATCACCATTTCGTGAACAAACCCCTTCACCCAGAGATCTCATAGTTCTGAGTGACAGTGATGATGCACAACGAGATAAAGAAACTGAAATGGAAGATGGAATTATGACCAGGATGATGCACCAGGAAATACTCAGTCCACAAAACTCTCTCAAAATGTCTGCAACAGCACGAACTCCTGAATCTCAGTCACCAGTTATGAGTTCTGTTGGTAACTACCTGAATACTAGTACAGGTCCTAAGACACCGCCTGAACCACAAATAAAGTTTTCAATAGCTGCAAAACCTCAACTGCGCTCAATTAGTAATCCGTTAAGAGAAGAAGATGATGATTTAATGGCTGAGGACACTGTACTGGATGAATCCGATAGACAGATGGATGAGGACCTCGACAGGGACATAATGCATAAAGGTCCCAATACACCACCTGAACCACGAGGACCAACAACTCCATGTTCTCCACCTATTTCACCTGATGCTTATGATCCATTTGATCCCACAAAATCAGGTACACCGTCACCTGTAAGAGAAGAAGTACATATTGATGAACTCCAAAGTCCAAGTGGTACACCATGTGAAGAAGTGATGCAGCATTCTGTAGGTGTGACTGATTCCCCTATTCAAAGTGACCCAGATGATACAGCAAAGAAAACTTTAGAAATGTCATCAGAGATTCCACTAATACAGTCTTCTGACAATTTGCGGGATGATGTGACTCTTTCTCCAGATAGAACAAAATCTCTAACCATGATTGAAAGTATGTTAGGGAGCTCACCATCAAATATTGATGAATCTGTTGTTGGAGCATCACAGCATCAGTTGCAAGTGGAAGTTTCTCCTTCAGAGCCAGGCGAAAAGTCAAGTACCTTGTCTGTTACAATGATAGTGCCTATGAACTCTGACATTACCCCATTATcaccagaaataaaaattattccaaTGACAGTTCAGCAACAGAAGCTTCTCAAACAGAATATAGTGCAGCAGCCTGtcacatctacacctacacatTGTAGCACACCAAGTAATTATTCAAACCTACCCAGTAGTATTGCCAGTACTCCAATTTCACCTTTAACAAGTACACCTGTGAGCCGATCAAATGTCTTTAGCACTCCAATTACCATTACAGTTCCTCAGCTATCATCTCATCACCTTCCACACCACCTCCCAAGCTCTCCTGTTGTGTCTCAGCAGAGAACAGTAGGTatcaaaactgttccagagaaaGTGACAGCTATTTCGTACGTGAAAAGTGTGCCACAAAGGCCAACAGGACAACAGAATGGTGATCAGAAGGAACAGATACAAGATACATCTACAGAAGTTGTTGATATGGACCTTGATTCACCATATTCACCAGGGTCCAGTGAGGGCGATGACTTGTTTGAACCGCCGTCGGAGACTGTAAAACCGACTGCAGCATATCCACCCATGAATACAAGAGCCTCCCAGACACCACAGAAGAATTTAAGGCAGAGCTTACCAGCAACAGGGAATACTCCAAATAAACCACCAGACAAGTTTGATGCCCTATTTGGCATGTCACCAGCTCGTAACAAAGGTTCTACAAAAATGGGGAAAATTAAGACTCACcatggaaaaactggaaaaatgaaGGGGAAGTTAGGAAAAGGTTAGTATCCTCATTTctatattgttttgaaatactttgaGTAATGTTTCTGGAGGTGCAACAATGGACCCATGGCTTATTTTGAATTACAGTTAAGTTAAAATCACATACAATTGTGATTGTTGGGTGTGCAGATTTTAAGTATAGGACGCAGTGTAAGTTTCCCTGTAAGTTATGCGCTAGTGATAAAAATGCATTTGCTATTTGAAATGTTTGCATTCAGAACTTCATTAAGTTCACATCCTTTCACTTTCTGAATTAATTCTTTCAATTTTACAGAAATGAGAAATGATCACCTCTAATGGAAATAACGGTTCATTAGCATTTTAGGGGTGTTATAAGGCTTCAAGTTGTATGCAGTTACCTACAGTATACTATCTCAAATATATGGGCACAGTGCCAATTGaaaactgtgtcatcaaagaataaTGTACTGAAATTGGACATTACATATTGCTCGAAAACCAGTTAAAAGAATTgacttcattacaaaagatgtggcAATACAAATCAAAAGAAATGACAGATTCTTTCAAAGGATTATCACTAGTGGTTTTCAAACACAATTAAAAACAAAACACAACTCAAATTGTTACAGTTTTTGCTACATTGTTGAAACTATTGACAGATTTCCATGGCTTTTATGAGTCATTGGGGATTGACTGTAGTAACTCATTATCATATTGCTTCCTTCAATTAATCCTTAGCATAGACATTTGTAGATCTTACTTTTACTCTCTGTGCCTTCTTTTCTTGTTTCCAAAGAAGACCATGCAGTCCGATGGGTGCTAAGCCTTTTACGCTTAAAAGAAATAGGTAATATACAAATGTTCCAACACTTATCACCGTTTTGGTTACCATTTAGGCTGGGTTCACTGAATATACACATCTGAGAATGATTTGTAATTTCCTGGAGATTATTTTATGTCGTTATAAACAAAAACTTTTGTTATTGGTTTAGTCATATTAATGGTTGCATGTGGCACCTCATTATTTTGTAACAGCCTTGTGATAAATCATTAGTTTAATATACAGGgcgaagaaaaaatgccgcacttgaaGGTTGGCATGTGATTCTTCATCCAGTTTCGAGACATTGTAGCAAAATCAGATCGGGCACATTTTGAAAACACATATATGAAAATGTGGACCTGACAACACTGTCACATCATGCAGCACATCGGTGTGTAAAGATGAATGTGTATCACCCCACACAACCATACCAGTCATTGTAGCTCATTGAGTAGACTGCTGGGACATCAAACCCTCATCCACCATGGAGCTAGGGTTCGAATCCTCATGAggttccttttcttattttttacaaGTCCATTCCCTAGTCCCCATCATTTGtgagcaggacatcattttgtcacatgacagagGCCTACtacatgacagtgggatccattaaactaCATGCATATGTCTACTAACCACACAGTGCACAACCAAAATTGGGCCTGTCAGGTTCATGTAGGGCAAATTCCTGATGGAGTGCACAGGTGATGAATACGTGGTTATGCTTTTAGTGCCAGGTGCATCCGACaatcaagctgctgctgctgctgctgctgctcgtgcgtaTTGTCCATGGTACCCTCAAAGGCACCATCCTGATAATGTTTTTCATTGCATGGAGCAATGCCAGGTCGTCCAAGGAATAaacgtactccacaaacagaggaccCCATTCTTGAAACCATTCACTAGTCGCCTCGACAAAGTACCCATTAAATCGCAGGGCAGTTGCAGATATCTCAGAGATTGGATGTTGAAGTGTTGCATGATAAAGAACTGCATGCATATCATTACACATTAATTCAACGCCAGTGGCAAGAAGACCACATTCAATGAGTACAGTTTTTCagatggcttttgcaccaagtggaagataaaaAACATTATACAAATAATGTGATATAGAgtgacgaatctagcttcactcatGTAGGTATTTTCAACCttcacaacagccattattggttaGAACATGACCCACAGTACACCATGAATGTGGCATTCAGGCACACTTTGGCATGAACCTGTGGGCTGAAATCAAGGGGGGAATACTTTTGGGCCATTCGAATGCCCCTCTGTATCTTGTGtatctttgcaatactttgcctgatGTGTTAGAATACATTCCTTTTGGTATTCGGCAACAGCTtttgtttcagcatgatggtgcacgccACGATTTGGAATGAACGTGTGTAAATATTTAAGTGAAGCATTTCCAGAGAAATGGGTTGGTCATGGAGGTCCAATGTTCTGCCCTCTACATGGCTCTGACCTTAAATCCACTAGAGTTTTGTTTGTGTGAATACTTACAGGAACAAGTTTATTGTGCTGAGCTAATGGGACAGGTCCAGCACAGTGCAGAGTTCATGCCACCTGTTCTTGGCCATGCTTCATGCAGTTAACAGCGTTGCAGGAGCCTTATTTCTTAAATCACTTTCCATGAAAACTATTAGCGGGACTAGGTATTGCTAGATACACTTTTGCTTTGAATTGTGGTGAGGGATCATGTGCCAACCACCAAATGTGACATTTTTTCTTCAGTGTGTATATCTCCCGTAGGTATTTCTTGTATTGTTTTTGTGATATTAATGCAGGCATTTTTTTCataatgcaaatattttaagcAGTATTGTTGTACTTAGTTGATAAATATCAGTATTCACCACCCAGTGTCTACGACATGGATAGCGAAAGGAAATATAAGTGTCTCAGATATGAGAAAGAATAGATACTTACCGGAAAGAAATTGAGATGACTAACTTGTAGATGATATTTGAATTAACCACTCTATTTTGAGAACCATGCAGTTTTTCATTATGATGTTGGATAGAATAGAAAGAAAATAAGGAAGGACTAATGTGTTAGAAGTCAGCTGAGACAGGCTGTTCAAACCCTCTCCCATGGGGCTGAAGTTCCTGCCACCTCATCCACAGGCAGGTAAAGGCTGTACAGGCTATCATCTATCAGGTAGCCTTATTGCACCGCAATCTGCACATGGCCACCTCTGCCTGTAGGCACTTTCGACAGGATAGTGCAACCATGTAGGTTATGGCCTGGTTTGCCTCATTGCTAGCATATCACCTTTCTGCACACCCCAGGCTACCAGACCTGCAGGTGGCCTGTGGCTGAGCTCTTGAGTCTGAACAACCTGACTTAAGGAATGAGCGAGGTATGTCAACAGAGCAACAAGAGTAATCTACTGgatgtaactgaaatataagaGTGTGCATTACTTCAGCATCAGTGTCAAAACTGGACGAATATGTGTCCTTTTTGTAATTAATGGTGAAGACCTGTAAATGTGCTTCTTGGTCATAAGGTTGGTTGTTGCACCTTTTTGGGTGTAACTTGTAAGCATATGTGTATCAAGTATGTGATATGTGTATCAAGTATGTGATGAATGTGTATTGTCGCAGTTACATTTTTTACTGTACTATTTTATGGCATGAACCTAAgtgaaattattttgtgttacaggtTCAAAAAAAGAGATACAGATCAAAATGGATGAAGACCAGCTGCAGATT includes:
- the LOC124723232 gene encoding serine/arginine repetitive matrix protein 2 isoform X5; its protein translation is MPGQDTNPADHSSDMNVELDNSWENGRPSSSPSTVNRESDARQETSPSNTTNDNSFQLCQTIQLEDSVDWSHRLPSTSASPLTWQNHTHDEPGPSASASNSTFRNYIYGGSSDSGSESDDTQANCPICFVSLLNREVATPDSCQHYFCCPCLKQWSKTVTTCPVDRRKFKLILVRNNIGGQVIRVDPVDPVSVQSFSDNDDDPTFCQVCHQRDREDRMLLCDYCDSGFHLECLNPPLEAVPDGDWFCSRCQLLVEEIVSVSSDDELELEVVTRSGRRVRRPSVSSNSDSARTQQKTPAKNGPAEQTCTARKKVTRRAPSPRGEQSFFRTQRRRQRQRQRQRQRQRQRQRQRQRQRQRNTSESSAQTVEDSEEEDDDSTVRKSGRSRLAENLGLVPCRRSQSSSTAHAPVPASSLNRQRVSAGIPTLNLFGNDSLDYFSDGSDGENGNEGGGTSMLCHRSRSSPTTARRLAARKLSQSLMSSTPRPHVNSNPRPSTSRDTTSSSRHNLLDSIMESQGLWHSRNTTMSLRRDGTITIKKASKVERPSKAMSGSDDGQSISRFTESSDGYRERIQHDSNPQELPSHIFNQRDAISVVPVADSGPNIFTSHAGSSGSSNNVGQQTCVNSRFPWESHTSNRVNVTDNQTRVSQVPLYPGNSNSRSPGSSGSYHHNKDSQYERTSTSSYQYSGHMYSGTHLSGFDSDRGHLGYTGYLGPENSSTTSDLPNPGRFNLLPQFPVRRTHPHPSTSLSASSTDERQLEESDFLDDQDISSGKSSNERDTKKNTYRKVTEDDDLDIYSDIEVSSAGGQNCASEHEDNERNFDVLPPPPEPSALLIGLGEQDSSDSETNDSLVIDIRPNPDDHTHKDNVTKSPDESEKYDPAVPCDDSDDDDDDEPLVSQNLHKEDIPLPPCPPSSEKVDMSTSNASYLQSPTYGELSKQCSVHVTEAVTEAVKEVINSTLQSSSASINKALASGDEDDDEGECPNFSIYSADSMDIARKATEIPEENTGALDKSDPVTVMTDEDKAEVEKCEAKSDILEMPIESSSDHNNQESRDNDEQMEESGSISEVQHEPLENNDDMIERLSKTLQCSSRSSSSCSSSSSSCCSSSSSSSGSSSSSSTDGSSISQNTSCEEPSKVVTSEEKDTTAIAVEQIADQMSNLSAVHPVTSSASENHEKSAIRDENDPKNHEDVKLDVSGETENLVEGAASAVSAVSPNNATGSQNKTALPLSNTASSLNSSLPAATPVGLEGLDTETISETEEAINFDDDMSHDETSFLSEEDGEISPQKKRKKATDEVKDNSKADNDVSAEKPQLEKDLSPAETVDYEEGEIVDERPRLTDVTQKDKILDKDKRLESNEIRSADEAEMSESSVHAGIEEEKKKKKKKSTDRDRDRADLSVNDDDETVKGKGSTLDDSISWKKPSKGTKERNYRDSKSIKPTEKGKDGSRKENEDKELPKKEKKKKEKRKDMERYDVRKIVSDKKRKRKDEFGRDLSRDRSYSRSRSRSKSRGKSRDRSVSLSRSKTNRAKGRSSPRRSRHRSRSRSRSRSYRSRSRSKNKSISKLKDRNRKSRSKERQRKASRDRSRSRNRRSRSRSGSRLRNRSRSRSIHKSREGKDRSRAATRQKRPPKNRRSWSRTWTSSWSRSRSRSVSCSSYSRSPSPSARRYNRSYSRSFSRSWSRERHERVPLLEKKTNPVAKPPKKLTVIVNNSKEDSDRQRKKDKKKKDSRKSKDQSGAEKRKKRKERSPLPSKEVFTSGDNILVSVNFNKSNKGPGAKDAAVAAAAAVTSASICALPKDSSKRKQREDTFDVGRQTTKKSRKDKSGKEKTSKALNNAANTDKTLNRRSKKGAKGDKRLAALLRQKPVAIIDLDQSPFREQTPSPRDLIVLSDSDDAQRDKETEMEDGIMTRMMHQEILSPQNSLKMSATARTPESQSPVMSSVGNYLNTSTGPKTPPEPQIKFSIAAKPQLRSISNPLREEDDDLMAEDTVLDESDRQMDEDLDRDIMHKGPNTPPEPRGPTTPCSPPISPDAYDPFDPTKSGTPSPVREEVHIDELQSPSGTPCEEVMQHSVGVTDSPIQSDPDDTAKKTLEMSSEIPLIQSSDNLRDDVTLSPDRTKSLTMIESMLGSSPSNIDESVVGASQHQLQVEVSPSEPGEKSSTLSVTMIVPMNSDITPLSPEIKIIPMTVQQQKLLKQNIVQQPVTSTPTHCSTPSNYSNLPSSIASTPISPLTSTPVSRSNVFSTPITITVPQLSSHHLPHHLPSSPVVSQQRTVGIKTVPEKVTAISYVKSVPQRPTGQQNGDQKEQIQDTSTEVVDMDLDSPYSPGSSEGDDLFEPPSETVKPTAAYPPMNTRASQTPQKNLRQSLPATGNTPNKPPDKFDALFGMSPARNKGSTKMGKIKTHHGKTGKMKGKLGKGSKKEIQIKMDEDQLQILDDLPSSAVELQVKDKFLKKLNRQERVVEEVKLSLKPYYTSKKINKEEYKEILRRSVPKICHNRSGEINPKKISALVDAYVTKYRYLKKKQLGSQRKQSKPPRFDIDSSHTSGH